From one Gracilibacillus salinarum genomic stretch:
- the pcrA gene encoding DNA helicase PcrA: MSRMMHELLKGLNERQRQAVQHTEGPLLIMAGAGSGKTRVLTHRIAYLLDEKEVSPRNVLAITFTNKAAREMKDRISGLVGPGGQDMWVSTFHSMCVRILRRDIDRIGYSRNFSILDSGDQLTVIKNIVKDKNIDAKKFEPRALLGTISSAKNELITPEKFAENVNNFYDRQVSEVFTEYQKRLRKNQALDFDDLIMQTIHLFQRVPEVLEYYQRRFQYIHVDEYQDTNHAQYSLVKQLAARFHNLCVVGDSDQSIYAWRGADITNILSFEKDYPSAKVVLLEQNYRSTKSILDAANHVIDNNTGRKPKKLWTENQNGNKIHYFEASTEREEGLIVAQRIESLLQEQKYTHKDVAILYRTNAQSRAIEETFMKANIPYQMVGGTKFYDRKEIKDLLAYLRLIVNPDDDISFVRVVNVPKRGVGKTSMDKLQAYAAANDISLYTAVQEVDFVGVSAKAAKSLMGFGQMIKNWTQQQEFLTATDMVAEVIDKTGYEEMLHNERSIEAQTRLENIEEFKTVTKHFEETNEDKTLVSFLTDLALVSDIDRMDDDPTSEDSVTMMTLHAAKGLEFPVVFLIGMEESVFPHSRSMMDEEQMQEERRLAYVGITRAEEMLHVSHAKMRTLFGRTNMNPISRFIDEIPDELVEGKESIEEAFFAPPNKSRISIQDQDLPFDKPKPKPKRQAIRNVNETTGGEKAGWNVGDKADHKKWGRGTVVKVDGSDDALELDIAFPAPVGIKRLLAKFAPITKA; the protein is encoded by the coding sequence ATGAGCCGGATGATGCACGAATTATTAAAAGGATTAAACGAACGACAGCGTCAGGCTGTTCAGCATACAGAAGGACCCTTATTAATTATGGCCGGTGCAGGAAGTGGAAAAACCCGAGTGTTAACACACCGGATCGCCTATTTATTAGATGAAAAAGAAGTGTCGCCACGTAATGTTTTAGCGATAACCTTTACCAACAAGGCAGCGCGGGAAATGAAGGATAGAATCTCCGGATTAGTCGGACCTGGTGGACAAGATATGTGGGTATCGACGTTTCACTCGATGTGTGTCCGGATTTTACGAAGAGATATTGACCGGATTGGCTATAGCCGCAACTTTTCGATATTAGACAGTGGTGACCAGTTAACGGTGATTAAGAATATCGTAAAGGATAAAAATATTGATGCGAAAAAATTTGAACCGCGCGCACTTTTAGGAACGATCAGCAGTGCAAAGAATGAACTGATTACCCCGGAGAAGTTCGCTGAGAATGTGAATAACTTCTATGATCGCCAAGTGTCAGAGGTATTTACCGAATACCAGAAACGATTACGCAAAAATCAGGCCCTTGATTTCGACGATTTAATTATGCAGACGATCCATCTGTTTCAGCGGGTTCCGGAAGTGCTGGAATATTATCAGCGTCGTTTTCAATATATCCATGTCGATGAGTATCAGGATACGAACCATGCTCAATATTCATTGGTAAAGCAGCTTGCAGCAAGATTCCATAATCTTTGTGTTGTCGGGGATTCCGACCAGTCCATCTATGCATGGCGTGGCGCAGATATTACCAATATTTTATCGTTTGAGAAAGACTACCCATCAGCCAAGGTGGTCTTGTTAGAGCAGAATTACCGCTCGACGAAGTCTATTCTGGATGCAGCCAATCATGTTATCGACAATAATACTGGTCGAAAACCGAAGAAGCTGTGGACGGAAAATCAGAACGGAAACAAGATTCATTATTTCGAAGCGTCAACGGAACGAGAAGAAGGTTTAATTGTCGCGCAACGGATTGAATCATTGTTGCAGGAACAGAAATATACCCATAAAGATGTTGCTATTTTGTATCGTACTAATGCACAGTCACGTGCGATAGAGGAAACATTTATGAAAGCCAATATTCCTTATCAGATGGTTGGAGGTACGAAGTTCTACGATCGTAAAGAGATCAAAGACTTACTTGCTTACCTACGATTAATCGTAAATCCAGATGATGACATCAGTTTTGTCCGAGTTGTCAATGTGCCAAAACGAGGTGTCGGAAAAACATCGATGGACAAGCTCCAAGCCTATGCGGCAGCTAACGATATTTCGTTATACACTGCTGTACAGGAAGTCGATTTTGTTGGCGTTAGTGCGAAGGCAGCGAAATCGTTAATGGGATTCGGCCAAATGATCAAAAATTGGACACAACAGCAGGAATTTTTGACGGCTACTGATATGGTGGCGGAAGTTATTGATAAAACCGGTTATGAAGAAATGCTTCACAATGAACGAAGTATTGAAGCACAAACACGTTTAGAAAACATTGAAGAGTTCAAAACTGTAACCAAGCACTTTGAAGAGACGAATGAGGATAAAACACTGGTCAGTTTCTTGACAGATCTCGCATTGGTTTCAGATATTGACCGTATGGATGATGATCCAACTTCAGAGGATAGTGTAACGATGATGACTTTACACGCGGCAAAAGGGCTTGAATTCCCAGTTGTCTTCTTAATTGGAATGGAGGAAAGTGTATTCCCTCACAGCCGATCCATGATGGATGAAGAACAGATGCAGGAAGAAAGACGCTTAGCATATGTAGGGATAACAAGAGCGGAAGAAATGCTTCATGTGTCTCACGCTAAGATGCGTACTTTATTTGGTCGTACCAATATGAATCCGATCAGTCGCTTTATTGATGAAATTCCTGATGAATTAGTAGAAGGAAAAGAATCGATTGAGGAAGCGTTCTTTGCTCCTCCTAATAAAAGCAGAATTTCCATTCAAGATCAGGATTTACCTTTTGATAAACCAAAACCAAAGCCGAAACGACAAGCGATTCGCAATGTGAACGAAACAACTGGTGGTGAGAAAGCTGGCTGGAATGTAGGTGACAAGGCTGATCACAAAAAATGGGGACGAGGAACCGTCGTCAAAGTAGACGGGTCTGACGATGCATTAGAATTAGATATCGCTTTTCCTGCTCCGGTAGGTATCAAGCGTCTGCTCGCTAAATTCGCGCCAATTACGAAGGCGTAA
- the ligA gene encoding NAD-dependent DNA ligase LigA has protein sequence MTEQEAHQQLEALRDELNEYNYQYHVLDNPTVSDAEYDQKMKQLTSIEAEYPSLITADSPSQRVGGEPLDAFEKVAHRVPMLSLGNAFNEEDLRDFDRRVREGLATENVTYVCELKIDGLAISLRYQDGLFVQGATRGDGTTGEDITSNLKTIRSIPLRIKDASSIEVRGEAYMPQQSFLSMNEAREANQEEPFANPRNAAAGSLRQLDPKIAAKRNLDIFLYAVGEWESGSLETHSDRLEYLQQLGFKTNPEWRKCQGIDEVIQYVEAWVEKRANLSYDIDGIVIKVNNLEAQEQLGFTAKSPRWAIAYKFPAEEAVTKLIDIELSVGRTGVVTPTAILEPVKVAGTTVQRASLHNEDLIQEKDIRIGDTVVIKKAGDIIPEVVRVVEDMRTDEQKPFTMPDICPSCGDEVVRLEEEVALRCINPNCPAQLQEGLIHFVSRLAMNIDGLGEKVIEQLFQASYIHTIADLYRLERDELLKLERMGEKSVQNLLTAIEQSKENSLERLLFGLGIRFVGSKAARTLAEHFETMDHLEKATFEDLVAVDEIGDKMADSIVTYFADEKVTQLIRELKELGLNMSYKGAKASDAPSDSVFSGKTVVLTGKLEIFSRQEAKQRIEALGGNVTGSVSKKTDLLIAGEDAGSKMDKAKKLEIEIWDEAKLQEVLGEEA, from the coding sequence ATGACAGAACAAGAAGCACATCAACAACTAGAGGCATTACGAGATGAATTGAACGAATATAATTACCAATACCATGTACTGGATAACCCAACGGTTTCAGATGCTGAATATGATCAAAAAATGAAACAACTAACAAGTATTGAAGCGGAATATCCATCGTTGATCACAGCGGATTCTCCTTCTCAACGAGTCGGGGGAGAACCGCTCGATGCCTTTGAGAAAGTTGCACATCGTGTGCCAATGTTAAGCTTAGGCAACGCTTTTAATGAAGAAGACTTACGAGATTTTGACCGTCGTGTCCGTGAGGGATTGGCGACTGAGAATGTCACCTACGTGTGTGAATTGAAAATCGATGGTTTAGCTATTTCTTTGCGTTATCAGGATGGACTGTTTGTTCAAGGAGCAACGCGTGGCGACGGGACGACTGGTGAAGATATTACGAGTAACTTAAAGACGATCAGAAGTATTCCGCTCCGAATCAAAGATGCCTCATCAATTGAAGTCCGTGGGGAAGCTTATATGCCACAGCAGTCTTTTCTCTCTATGAACGAAGCGCGTGAAGCAAATCAGGAAGAACCATTTGCTAACCCGCGAAATGCTGCGGCAGGATCCTTGCGTCAACTTGACCCGAAGATTGCAGCCAAGCGTAACCTCGATATTTTTCTATATGCGGTAGGAGAATGGGAATCTGGTTCATTGGAAACACATAGTGACCGTCTGGAATACTTACAGCAATTAGGATTCAAGACCAATCCGGAATGGCGAAAATGCCAAGGAATCGATGAGGTCATCCAATATGTTGAAGCATGGGTCGAAAAACGGGCCAATCTTTCGTATGACATTGACGGTATTGTGATCAAAGTCAATAACCTCGAAGCACAGGAACAACTCGGCTTCACCGCGAAAAGTCCGCGTTGGGCAATTGCGTATAAATTCCCGGCTGAGGAAGCTGTGACGAAGCTGATCGACATTGAACTCAGTGTCGGCAGAACGGGAGTAGTAACGCCAACCGCCATTCTTGAACCTGTGAAAGTAGCGGGTACTACGGTACAACGTGCATCGCTTCATAATGAGGATTTAATCCAGGAAAAAGACATTCGTATTGGCGATACAGTAGTGATTAAAAAAGCCGGCGACATCATCCCGGAAGTAGTACGAGTTGTTGAAGATATGCGTACGGATGAACAAAAACCGTTTACGATGCCGGACATCTGCCCTTCCTGTGGAGATGAAGTGGTCCGATTGGAAGAAGAAGTCGCATTGCGTTGTATAAATCCTAACTGTCCGGCACAGCTGCAGGAAGGCTTGATTCACTTTGTATCCAGACTGGCAATGAATATAGATGGACTAGGGGAGAAAGTGATTGAGCAATTGTTTCAAGCATCCTATATCCACACAATAGCCGATCTGTATCGTCTGGAGCGCGATGAATTGTTAAAGCTGGAGAGAATGGGGGAGAAATCCGTTCAAAACCTGCTCACCGCTATCGAACAATCAAAAGAGAATTCACTGGAACGTTTGTTATTTGGACTGGGGATTCGTTTTGTCGGGTCAAAAGCAGCCAGAACATTAGCTGAGCATTTTGAAACGATGGATCATCTCGAGAAGGCAACCTTTGAAGATTTGGTCGCTGTTGATGAAATCGGGGACAAAATGGCAGATTCGATTGTGACGTATTTCGCAGATGAAAAAGTAACACAGCTTATCCGCGAATTGAAGGAACTCGGTTTAAATATGTCTTATAAAGGGGCAAAAGCAAGTGATGCACCTTCTGACAGTGTCTTTTCCGGTAAGACAGTAGTACTGACTGGAAAATTAGAGATCTTCTCCAGACAAGAAGCGAAACAGCGCATTGAAGCGTTAGGCGGAAATGTGACAGGTAGTGTAAGTAAAAAAACAGATCTGCTTATTGCAGGGGAGGATGCCGGTTCCAAGATGGATAAGGCTAAGAAGTTGGAAATTGAAATTTGGGATGAAGCGAAATTGCAAGAAGTATTAGGGGAGGAAGCATGA
- a CDS encoding CamS family sex pheromone protein translates to MMKQTVVSLLIVVLILAACAPNFEGEQEEAVVDDSTDESTDESAIIPKHNLSDETYRVLIDSNLSKARGVITNQISNRLDIDELEEGLRRHSKEVYDPETYYFQEGQYLTDDILYNWLTRYDENDQPNGLNPALTQEEGQSAEQAEKESPKYLSHILEQDYMKKSEDDVVELAGISIGIAMKSVYRFRIQQDDGTYSPYYEEEISETEMLKEAKSIAGEVVQRLRQMEGLENIPIRLAVYREADQNSLVPGEFVATTNVAGDSSSVGDWEDVQEEHVLFPTNYGENTYPDVSATLVDFEADVANYFPNYVSVIGKGFFQNGELRKLTVEIPVSFYGKAELIGFTQYVYGLVLNGFPDDYNVEINITSGDNQEALIVRDAGDEEGFVHIYD, encoded by the coding sequence ATGATGAAGCAGACAGTTGTTAGCCTCTTAATAGTCGTCTTGATCCTGGCCGCTTGTGCACCGAATTTCGAAGGGGAGCAGGAGGAAGCCGTTGTAGATGACAGTACAGATGAGTCAACGGATGAATCTGCTATTATTCCTAAGCATAACCTGTCTGATGAAACCTATCGTGTTTTGATTGATTCTAACCTAAGTAAGGCACGTGGCGTTATAACCAATCAGATTTCGAACCGGTTGGACATTGATGAATTGGAAGAAGGACTGCGACGTCACTCTAAGGAAGTCTATGATCCAGAAACCTACTATTTTCAGGAAGGTCAATACTTAACAGACGATATTTTGTATAACTGGTTAACTCGCTATGATGAAAATGATCAGCCAAACGGATTAAATCCTGCACTTACGCAGGAAGAAGGTCAATCTGCAGAGCAAGCAGAAAAGGAAAGCCCGAAATATCTTTCACATATTTTGGAGCAAGACTATATGAAGAAGTCAGAAGATGATGTCGTGGAACTTGCTGGTATCTCAATCGGAATAGCGATGAAGTCTGTCTATCGTTTCCGTATCCAGCAAGATGATGGAACCTATTCTCCTTACTACGAGGAAGAAATTTCAGAAACAGAAATGCTGAAAGAAGCAAAATCTATTGCAGGAGAAGTCGTGCAAAGGCTGCGCCAAATGGAAGGACTTGAAAACATCCCTATCCGTCTGGCAGTGTATCGCGAAGCGGACCAAAATTCGCTGGTACCAGGTGAATTTGTCGCCACTACCAATGTAGCAGGTGACAGCTCCTCTGTTGGTGATTGGGAGGATGTACAAGAAGAGCATGTCCTATTCCCGACGAACTATGGAGAAAACACGTATCCAGATGTATCGGCAACGCTTGTGGACTTTGAAGCAGATGTTGCGAACTATTTTCCCAATTATGTAAGTGTGATCGGCAAAGGTTTCTTCCAGAATGGCGAGCTGCGAAAATTGACGGTTGAAATACCAGTATCGTTTTATGGTAAAGCAGAATTAATCGGATTTACGCAATATGTTTATGGGCTGGTTCTGAACGGCTTCCCTGATGATTATAATGTCGAAATTAATATTACTTCCGGTGATAATCAGGAAGCGTTAATTGTCAGAGATGCAGGAGATGAAGAAGGTTTTGTCCATATCTACGACTAA
- the gatC gene encoding Asp-tRNA(Asn)/Glu-tRNA(Gln) amidotransferase subunit GatC, with protein sequence MGEISKEQVKHVANLARLALTDEEVETFTKQLGDIINYADLINELDTDNVEPTTHVLDLKNVMRKDEPKEWITKEEALKNAPDQKDGQFRVPSILE encoded by the coding sequence ATGGGAGAGATTTCAAAAGAGCAAGTAAAGCATGTGGCAAATCTAGCACGTCTAGCTTTGACAGATGAAGAAGTAGAAACATTTACAAAACAGCTTGGAGATATTATCAATTACGCAGATTTAATTAATGAATTGGATACGGATAACGTAGAACCAACGACACACGTACTTGATTTGAAGAATGTGATGCGTAAGGACGAGCCAAAAGAATGGATTACGAAAGAAGAAGCATTGAAGAATGCACCAGACCAAAAGGATGGTCAATTCCGCGTACCATCAATTCTAGAATAA
- the gatA gene encoding Asp-tRNA(Asn)/Glu-tRNA(Gln) amidotransferase subunit GatA, with the protein MSLFDYTLKELQEKLHNKEITVSDLVSTSYDRIKEVDDQVQAFLTLNEEEAQKQAKALDEALGADASILYGMPIGIKDNIVTKGLRTTCASQILDNLNDPLYDATVVTKLKEENTVNIGKLNMDEFAMGSSTENSSYAKTRNPWNTDYVPGGSSGGSAAAVAAGEVLFSLGSDTGGSIRQPAAFCGVVGMKPTYGLVSRFGLVAFASSLDQIGPITRTVEDNAHLLQAIVGHDKMDSTSANIEVPQYSDAFKEDVKGLRIAVPKEYLDEGVNPEVKEAVLAALKKYEELGATWEEVSLPHSKYAVAAYYLLASSEASANLARFDGVRYGVRTEKNVDMVDMFKHSRAEGFGDEVKRRIMLGTFALSSGYYDAYYKKSQKVRTLIKNDFEKIFAEYDVVIGPTTPTPAYKVGEKIDDPLTMYTDDVLTTPVNLAGLPGMSIPCGFSSDGLPIGLQIIGRHFDESMIYRVGYAYEQATDHHKKRPNLGGDQ; encoded by the coding sequence TTGTCACTATTTGATTATACGTTAAAAGAATTACAAGAAAAGTTACATAATAAAGAAATTACCGTAAGCGATCTTGTCTCTACGTCATACGACAGAATCAAGGAAGTAGATGATCAAGTTCAAGCGTTTCTTACATTAAACGAAGAAGAAGCACAAAAACAAGCGAAAGCACTTGATGAAGCATTAGGTGCAGATGCATCAATTCTCTATGGTATGCCAATTGGTATCAAAGATAATATCGTAACAAAAGGGTTACGTACTACTTGTGCCAGCCAGATTCTTGATAACCTTAATGATCCTTTATATGATGCAACGGTTGTCACGAAATTAAAAGAAGAAAACACTGTGAATATCGGGAAATTAAACATGGATGAGTTCGCGATGGGTTCTTCGACGGAGAATTCAAGCTATGCCAAAACAAGAAATCCATGGAACACAGATTATGTACCAGGTGGTTCCAGTGGTGGTTCTGCAGCGGCAGTGGCAGCAGGGGAAGTTCTATTCTCATTAGGTTCTGATACAGGTGGATCGATCCGTCAGCCTGCAGCGTTCTGTGGTGTCGTTGGAATGAAGCCTACATATGGTCTTGTATCGCGTTTTGGCCTTGTTGCCTTCGCATCTTCCTTGGATCAAATCGGACCAATTACGAGAACAGTGGAAGATAACGCACACTTACTACAAGCAATAGTTGGTCATGACAAGATGGACTCCACGTCAGCTAACATCGAGGTGCCACAATACAGCGATGCCTTTAAAGAAGATGTCAAAGGGTTGCGAATTGCAGTACCGAAGGAATATTTAGATGAAGGGGTCAACCCGGAAGTCAAAGAAGCTGTCCTTGCGGCATTAAAGAAATATGAAGAACTTGGTGCAACATGGGAAGAAGTATCCTTGCCACACTCTAAATATGCGGTAGCAGCCTATTACCTATTAGCATCTTCAGAAGCAAGTGCGAATTTAGCACGCTTTGATGGTGTCCGTTATGGTGTACGTACGGAGAAGAATGTTGACATGGTAGATATGTTTAAGCATTCCCGTGCAGAAGGCTTTGGTGATGAAGTAAAACGTCGTATTATGCTGGGAACTTTTGCACTAAGCTCTGGATACTATGATGCTTATTATAAAAAATCGCAAAAAGTTCGTACGTTAATCAAAAATGATTTCGAGAAAATCTTTGCAGAGTATGATGTTGTAATTGGACCAACAACCCCAACGCCAGCGTATAAAGTCGGTGAAAAGATTGATGATCCATTAACCATGTATACCGATGATGTATTAACGACACCAGTCAATCTTGCAGGATTACCAGGTATGTCGATCCCTTGTGGATTCTCAAGTGATGGTCTGCCAATCGGACTGCAAATTATCGGACGTCATTTTGACGAATCGATGATTTATCGTGTTGGCTATGCTTACGAGCAAGCAACAGATCACCATAAGAAACGTCCTAATTTAGGAGGTGACCAGTAA
- the gatB gene encoding Asp-tRNA(Asn)/Glu-tRNA(Gln) amidotransferase subunit GatB, protein MTNFETVIGLEVHVELKTASKIFSPAPNAFGSEPNANVNPIDLGYPGVLPVLNEEAVNYAMKASMAINCDIATNTKFDRKNYFYPDNPKAYQISQFDQPIGENGWIDIEVNGEKKRIGITRLHLEEDAGKLTHGEDGYSTVDYNRQGTPLVEIVSEPDIRTPEEAYAYLEKLKNIIQYTGVSDCKMEEGSLRCDANISIRPVGQEEFGTKTELKNLNSFSFVQKGLEFEEKRQREVLLNGGEILQETRRYDEQKKETILMRVKEGSDDYRYFPEPDLVPLYIDDAWKERIRAEIPELPDARRARYVEDLDLPAYDAAVLTSTKEMSDFFEAAIEAGADTKQASNWLMGEVSAYMNKQQVEIHDLKMTPAALAKMIQLIEDGTISSKMAKKVFAELVENGGDPEKIVKEKGLVQISDEGQLREIIVGILDQNEQSIIDFKNGKDKALGFLVGQTMKATKGQANPPMVNKIIMEEMDKR, encoded by the coding sequence ATGACAAATTTTGAAACAGTTATTGGTTTAGAAGTACACGTAGAACTAAAAACGGCATCTAAAATTTTCAGCCCCGCACCCAATGCGTTTGGTTCAGAGCCAAATGCTAACGTGAATCCGATCGACTTAGGGTATCCAGGGGTACTGCCGGTATTGAATGAAGAGGCCGTAAACTATGCAATGAAAGCCTCAATGGCGATTAACTGTGATATCGCAACAAATACCAAATTTGATCGTAAAAATTATTTCTATCCGGATAATCCGAAAGCTTACCAAATTTCACAATTTGACCAGCCTATTGGTGAGAACGGCTGGATTGATATCGAAGTTAATGGTGAGAAGAAACGAATTGGTATTACGCGTCTGCACCTTGAAGAAGATGCAGGTAAACTGACGCATGGTGAAGATGGCTACTCAACTGTCGATTATAACCGTCAAGGTACACCACTTGTAGAAATCGTATCAGAGCCTGACATTCGTACACCGGAAGAAGCTTATGCATATTTGGAAAAGTTAAAAAATATCATCCAGTACACAGGTGTTTCTGACTGTAAGATGGAGGAAGGCTCACTACGTTGTGATGCTAACATTTCCATTCGTCCAGTAGGTCAGGAAGAATTCGGTACAAAAACAGAATTAAAGAACTTAAACTCGTTCTCTTTTGTTCAGAAAGGTCTAGAATTTGAAGAGAAACGTCAACGTGAAGTATTGCTGAATGGTGGCGAAATTCTTCAGGAAACACGCCGTTATGACGAACAAAAGAAGGAAACGATCCTTATGCGTGTCAAGGAAGGTTCTGACGATTACCGTTACTTCCCTGAACCGGATTTAGTACCATTGTACATCGATGATGCATGGAAAGAACGCATTCGTGCTGAAATTCCAGAGCTTCCAGATGCTCGCCGTGCCCGTTACGTAGAAGATCTTGATCTTCCTGCCTATGACGCAGCTGTGTTAACGAGCACGAAAGAAATGTCTGATTTCTTCGAAGCGGCAATCGAAGCAGGAGCGGATACGAAGCAAGCATCAAACTGGCTAATGGGTGAAGTGTCAGCATATATGAACAAGCAACAAGTCGAAATCCATGACTTGAAGATGACACCAGCAGCGCTAGCGAAAATGATTCAGCTTATCGAGGATGGCACGATTTCTTCTAAGATGGCGAAAAAAGTCTTTGCTGAGCTAGTGGAAAATGGTGGCGATCCAGAAAAAATCGTCAAAGAAAAAGGGCTTGTCCAAATTTCTGATGAAGGCCAATTACGCGAGATCATTGTTGGCATTCTTGATCAAAATGAACAATCGATCATCGATTTCAAAAATGGTAAAGACAAAGCACTTGGCTTCCTTGTCGGTCAAACAATGAAAGCGACCAAAGGACAAGCAAACCCGCCAATGGTTAACAAAATTATCATGGAAGAAATGGATAAGAGATAA
- a CDS encoding DUF4190 domain-containing protein: MNNGKAVAALILGIVSIVTMLFSVIGIILGTIGLILGIIGLNEIKKLKQEGRKLAITGIVCSSIGIIMPVILIVISFVAFMTI, encoded by the coding sequence ATGAATAATGGCAAAGCGGTTGCTGCTTTGATCTTAGGAATTGTGTCGATCGTCACGATGTTATTCTCAGTGATAGGAATTATTCTTGGTACGATTGGCCTGATTCTTGGGATCATTGGGTTAAACGAAATAAAAAAGTTGAAACAAGAGGGCAGAAAATTAGCAATTACAGGCATTGTTTGTAGTAGTATAGGGATCATCATGCCGGTTATATTAATCGTAATATCATTTGTCGCATTCATGACTATTTAA